TAAGGCGCAAGGAACCCTCCGGCGCCGGGGGGACCCACCCTGCGCCGGAAGATCCGAAGGGGCCCTCCGGCGGAGGGCCCCTTCTTCGTTTCCGGATGGATTATTTCAGGACGGTGATCGCTTCGGGCGACCGGACGACGATCTCCGGTCTTCCCTTGTACAGGGTGACCTCTCCCCGCACCCGCACGGTCTTCCCCCGGAAAAACCTCTCCGCATCCCTCGGGAACCGCGCGAGGTCCCGGCCCAGGATCACGACGGTGACGTACTTCTTCCAGTTGGGGTGGAAATTGAGATACAGGATTTTCTTCGCCCGGTGCGTGCGCACCAGCGTCCCTTCCACCACCACTTCCCGCCCGATGTGCCGATGGGCTTCCTCCCAGGAAACGACCCCGGAGGAAAGCGGCCTTGCCGGGAGCGGTGGGGATGCGGCCGCGGAGCCGGCATCGGCGCGAGGTCCTTCCGCCGGGAGGGGGAGAAATCCCGCATTCCTCGCGGCCATTTCGAAATCCCGGTCCGAGTTCTCGGTTCGCCAGAGGAGGACTTCCTGGACGGTCTTCGCCAGCTCGTCCCGGCTCACGCCGGATTTCGCCATCCCACCGCAGACGACGGCATACCGGTCGCCGGAGAGGGGACGGACTTCCACGGCGAGGGCCCCGTGCCGCAGCAGCCACCGCACCTCCGCCATTCCCCTCTCCTGCCAGACCCCCTTTTCTTCCCTCCGGGCCTCTCCTTCCGCCTCGGAAAATTCGGTCTCCCGGGAAAAGCGGAACCTTCGGAGCACCCGTGCGTATCCCTGACGGACCATCTCCTTGTTGATGAGCCTGCCGTCGGGGGGCGGGAGATAGACGTAGCGGAGGAGGCGTCCATGACGGTCGACGTCCTCGTCTTCGCGCTCCATCCGGACGGTTTTCCCTTCGCCAAGGGAAGCAAGATAGGCGGCGGCCTCGTCGGCGAGAAACTCTTTCGATTTGGAGGGATGGGAACGCTCCGGGGCGTCGATGCCGATCAGGCGGACGGCGCGGGTTTCCTGCCCTGTAAGGACGCGGAGAGTGTCCCCGTCGACGACCTCCACGACCTGGCCGGTCTCCTGCGCGCGGATCGCCGGAGGGAAAAGAAGCCCGATCGCAAGGACGGCGACGTACGCGCGGATGAGCCGAGGAGTGTCCCCTCCCATTTATTTCAGCGCTTCGGGGTTGATCTCCACCTTGGCCTGCGCGCGGCGGAAGGCGATGAAGGCCTCGATCAACTGGCTCTTCTTCTGCTCGGCCACGGCCCGGAGAAAGCCTTCCTTCTTCGCCGCCCACTCCTTCTCGTCCGGCCGCAGCTCGTCGACGAACGCCAGCGCGAGGAACCGCCCCGCGGATTCCATGATCTTTCCGTACACGGGGGCCTTCTTCGAGAGGGAGAGCAGGATCTTCCGGATGTCGCCGGTCTCGGGCACGCTTTCCGGATAAGGGCCGGAAAGCGGCGGGAAGAAACCGGTCGCCGTGACGGACAGGCCGGCCTTCCTCGCTTTCAGTTCCAGCTCGGCGGCGGTTTTCGCCCCCGCCAGGATCTTTTCCTGTTCCGACAGGGCGGCCGCGCGCTTCTTCTCCCGGAGGACCACGGAGGCGATCTTCTCCCGCACCTCGGACAGCGCGGGGATGCGGGAATCCTCCTTGGCGACGACCTGGAAGAGGTAATGGACGTCCCCGACCGTCTTGACCGGCCCGATCTCCCTGACGGGCAGGAGCAGAGCTTCCTGGAGCACCGCAGGAGGAACCGCATCCCCCTTCGTGTCCCCCGACGTCCATCCGGTTTCCGACGGCGTGATCCCGTAGGGTGCGCAGGCCCCCTTCAGGTCCTTGGAAGCCGCGGCCTTGGCGTGGGCCTCGTACGCCTTGATGACCGCGAGGTCCTTCCCCTTCTCGTGTTGGAGCAGGGCCGCCACGCGGTCCCTGACCTGGGAGAGGGGGAGGTTTTCGGGGAACCGGATCTGGTTGACCCGCACGAGCAGGAATCCGCCCCCCACGTCGATCGGCCCGGCGACGGAGTCCACCGCCGCGGAAAAGAGGGCATGGTCCACTTCCGGCCTCGCCTCGGTGCGTCGCAACCAGGTCTCCCCGGGTTTCATCCGGGAATGCTTCTTCGCGAGCCTCTCGAAATCGTCCTTCCCCTTGCCGGCCTCGATGAGGATCTCCGCGGCCTTCTTCCCGACGGCCTCCTTGTCCTTCCGCGTGTACGGGAGATAGATCTGCGAAACGAGCCGCCGCTCCTCGGTCCGGAACCTGTCGGCGTTCCCCTCGTGGAACGACCGGATCTCCTCCTCGGTGGCCGAGGCGTTCCGCGCGAAGTGTCCCGGCTCGAATCGGGCCGCAAGGAGCTTCACCCGGGCCGGGACCCTGTAGCTCTCCTTGGCCTGCGCGTAGTTCGCGGAGATCTCTCCATCCGCCGGGGACGGGACCCCCTTCATCTTTTCCGGGTCCGCCGTGACGACCAGCAGCCGCACCTTCCGGGAGGTCAGGGTGAAGAGGTCCCGGGCCTCGCTCTCCGGGACCCGGGCGTCAGCGGCAAGCAGTCCCTCGATTTTTTTCAAGGTGATGTCCTGGCGCTTCGCGGCCTCGTAATTCGCCGTGGTGATGCGGTTGTAGGCCAGGAGGCTGCGGTACCGCTCCTCGCTGAATTGCCCGTTGGCCTGGAAGGCCGGGTCGGCGGCGATCTCCCCCTGGACCTCCGCGTCGGAGGCGGCGAGCCCGAGCTTCCGGGCCTCCGCGAGCAGGATCGAGCGCTGGATCAGGGTGTCCAGCGCCTGTTTCCGGAAGTTGAGGGCCTTGGCCATTTCCGGTGTGAAGGCGCCGCCGTAGACGTCCCGGTAGGTCTTCTCCAACCCGGCTGCCGCCTCGGAGAGATCGGCCATCGAGATGTTCTCCCCGCCGACCGTCGCGGCCACGTCCCTCCCCCGCTCGGAGTACGTTCCGACCCCCCACCAGATGAAGGTGATGGCGATGAAGCCGAGGATGATCTTGATGGCCCATGAGCCGGCGTTCCGCCGGAGGACGTCGAGCATGGCGTGTCGGTTCTCCTGTGAGGGGGAGGAATGAAAAGCAAACATCCTATGCTAATGCGTCCCGCGGGGTAAATTCAACGAGTTTCGCCGTTTCCCCTCAAACGTTTGCAATGGCGGAATCGGCTTGCTAAGATATTTCGATAACCGCGGCCCCTTGGCACTCTCAAGACATTCGGAGGGACGGATGATTTTCGACAGGCTGATCGGACTGTTCTCCAACGACCTGGCGATCGATCTCGGAACGGCGACCACGCTGGTCTACGTCAAGGGGGAGGGGATCATCTGCTCGGAGCCGTCGGCCGTCGCCGTCCACCGGGACAGCCGCGGCGCGAAGAAGGTTCTCGCCGTGGGGATCGAGGCGAAGCGCATGATCGGGCGCACGCCCGGGAACATCGTCGCCATCCGCCCCATCAAGGACGGCGTCATCGCCGACTTCGAGGTGACGGAGGCGATGCTGCGCTACTTCATCCGGAAGGCGCACAAGCACCGGACCCTCGTCCGCCCTCGGATCATCATTTGCGTCCCCTACGGGTGCACCGAGGTGGAGCGCCGCGCCGTTCGCGAGTCCGCCCAGAGCGCCGGGGCCCGGGAGGTCTACCTGATCGAGGAACCGCTGGCCGCCGCCATCGGGGCCGGCCTGCCGATCACCGAGCCTTCCGGGAACATGATCGTCGACATCGGCGGCGGGACCACGGAGGTGGCGGTGATCTCCCTCGGCGGGATCGTCAGGAGCCAGTCCGTGCGGGTCGCGGGCGACAAGATGGATGAAGCCATCCTGCAGTACGTGAAGCGGAAGTACAACCTGCTGATCGGCGAGCCCACCGCGGAGTACATCAAGGTGACCATCGGGAACGCCTTCCCCGGTTTTTCCGAGTCCGTGGAGGTCAGGGGGCTCGACATGGTGTCCGGAGTCCCCAAGGCGTTGACCCTGCATGCCGACGAGATCCGTGAAGCGCTCTCCGAGCCCGTCCGGATCATCGTGGACGCGGTGAAGAGCGTATTCGAGGAGACGCCCCCCGAGCTCGCGGGGGACATTTTCGAGCGGGGAATCGTCCTGGCGGGGGGAGGGGCGCTGCTGCGCAACCTCGATGCGCTCCTCCGGGAGGAGACGGGGCTGCCGGTCACCGTCGCCGAGGACCCTCTCTCCTGCGTGGTGTTGGGATCCGGCAAGGCGCTGGACGAGCTGGACCTGCTGCGTCAGGTGGCGCTCCACTGAGCTTCGGCAGGGCTCCCGGCAGCTGGTGTCGCAAGATCGGGTGATGGGATCCTTTTTTCGAAAGTGGTGGCGGCTTCTAACGGCGATCTTCCTGCTCTCCGTGGCCATCCAGCTTTTCGTGCGCCCGCCCTCGGCCCTTTCACGCGCCGATGCGTTCCGCGCCTCCGGCTCCGTCCTCTTCCGGCCTGTCTACGCGACCGTCGATTTCGTGCGCCACGGGATCTCCTCCATCTGGTCGCACTACATCGCGCTCGTGGGAATGTCCCGGGAGAATGACCGGCTGCGGCAGGAAGTGGCGGCCCTCCGGGAGAAGCTCCAGGAGAACCGGGACTTCCTCCTCGAGAACCGGCGCCTGAAGGAACTGCTGCGGTTCTCGGAGACGGCCGGGAAGAAGACGATCGGCGCGCGCGTCGTCGGTCACGACATCTCCCCGTGGTTCCAGTCCTTCTTCGTCGACGTGGGTGTTGAGGCCGGCGTGGAGCCCGGAATGGCCGTGGTGACCCCCGTCGGCGGAATCGGGCGCATCCACAAGACGTACAGAGGCCTCTCCGAAGTCCTCCTCGTCACCGACGGGCGCTTTACCGCGGACGCGATCGTCGAACGCAGCCGTGTCCGTGCGATCGCGGAGGGGATGGGCGGCAACCTGTGCCGGCTGAAATACGTCTCCCTCACCCAGGACGTCGTGGCGGGCGACCGGATCCTCTTCTCCGGGTTCGACGGGAGCATGCCCAAGGGGATCCTGCTGGGAACCGTCGTTGGTGTGGACCGGCCGCCCGAAGGGCTGTTCCTGAAAGTCCAGGTGCAGTGTGCCGTGAACCTGCGAGCCGCGGAGGAGGTGCTGGTCGTCCTCCATCGCCCCTCGATCCCCTTCCGGGCGGGCAGATGGTGAGGCAATTCCTGGTTGTACTGGCCGTGTCGTACGCCGGCGCCGCGGCCAGCGTCTGGTGGCTTTCCGGTTTCGTCCCGTGGTTCCTCCTGCCGGATTTTCCGTTCCTCGCGATCGTCTTCACGGGGCTCTTTATCGGCGGCCCCGTCGGCTTCCTGGCGGCCATCCCCCCGGCGCTGTTCCGGGAAATCACCGTATCCGCCCCCCCGTGGACCTTTTTCCTGTCGTCGATGGCGCTCTACTTCTTTTCGCGGGAGATCGCGCTGCGCCTCTTCGTCCGCGCGGAATATTACATCCTGGCGATCGTCGTGAGCCTCCTGCTGACCGAGTCGCTCTCCATCGTGGGACTGATGCTCCTCTCCGGAAGCCGCCCGTTCTCTTTCCTCTGGGGGATGGAGGAAGCGGTCCGGATTGCGTGGACGGGGCTTCTCGCCGTCCCCCTGTACATGGACCTTTCGGGGCGGTGGCGCCGGGTGAAAGAGTGATGCAGCGGATCCGGAAACGGGAGCAGGATCCGCTGATCACCGCCCGAATCCGGGGGGTCCTCTGGGTCGCGCTCGCCCTGTTCGGTCTCCTGCTGGTCCGCCTCTACTGGCTCCAGGTGGTCCAGTACGAACGGTTCCGCACGCTCTCCGAGAACAACCGGCTTCGGATCCGGACGATCCTCGCGCCGCGCGGACAGATCCTGGACCGGAACGGCCGCGCGATTGCC
Above is a genomic segment from Deltaproteobacteria bacterium RBG_16_64_85 containing:
- a CDS encoding rod shape-determining protein (functions in MreBCD complex in some organisms) — protein: MIFDRLIGLFSNDLAIDLGTATTLVYVKGEGIICSEPSAVAVHRDSRGAKKVLAVGIEAKRMIGRTPGNIVAIRPIKDGVIADFEVTEAMLRYFIRKAHKHRTLVRPRIIICVPYGCTEVERRAVRESAQSAGAREVYLIEEPLAAAIGAGLPITEPSGNMIVDIGGGTTEVAVISLGGIVRSQSVRVAGDKMDEAILQYVKRKYNLLIGEPTAEYIKVTIGNAFPGFSESVEVRGLDMVSGVPKALTLHADEIREALSEPVRIIVDAVKSVFEETPPELAGDIFERGIVLAGGGALLRNLDALLREETGLPVTVAEDPLSCVVLGSGKALDELDLLRQVALH
- a CDS encoding rod shape-determining protein MreC produces the protein MGSFFRKWWRLLTAIFLLSVAIQLFVRPPSALSRADAFRASGSVLFRPVYATVDFVRHGISSIWSHYIALVGMSRENDRLRQEVAALREKLQENRDFLLENRRLKELLRFSETAGKKTIGARVVGHDISPWFQSFFVDVGVEAGVEPGMAVVTPVGGIGRIHKTYRGLSEVLLVTDGRFTADAIVERSRVRAIAEGMGGNLCRLKYVSLTQDVVAGDRILFSGFDGSMPKGILLGTVVGVDRPPEGLFLKVQVQCAVNLRAAEEVLVVLHRPSIPFRAGRW